ACTTATCTAAATTGTAAATAAGGTTGCAGAGAACCTTTCATTTACAATTTAAAGCGAATTGATGCAAAACACTAACTCCTTTTTAGCCTCACGGGACTACTCTTAAAGGATTTTATTTGATTTACTTTGTTAACAGCATAGCAGGTTTCTTTTTTAAAATCAATGATTAATTCTTAATTTTGTCAAAGTGTTTTGAAAAATTTCAGGTAAAGGTGCTTCAAACACCATTCTTTCATGGGTTGTTGGATGAGTAAAGCCTAATACCTTTGCATGTAAAAACTGACCCTCTCCTTTTAATGTTTTCTTTGGGCCATAAACAGGATCACCAGCAACAGGATGACCAATATATTTCATATGTACACGTATTTGATGAGTTCGACCGGTTTCTAGTTGAAGTTCTATCAATGTATAACCAGTAAATTTTTCTAATACTTTAAAATGTGTAACAGCTGATCGGCCATCTTTAATGATCGCCTGCATTTTTCGATTTGTTTTTGAACGACCAATTGGAGCATCAATTGTACCTTGCTCATGAGGAACCTCACCATGAACCAGTGCAATATACTTACGTAAAATAGTTTTATCTTTTAATTGTTTAGCTAATGCTTCATGTGCTTGATTGTTTTTAGCAACAATAAGTAAGCCAGAAGTATCTTTATCAATTCGATGGACAATGCCTGGACGAATGACATCATTGATAGAAGATAAATCTTTAATATGATAAAGAAGTGCATGTACCATTGTTCCCTTAAAATGTCCAGCTGATGGATGAACCACCATTCCTTGAGGTTTATTAATTACCACAACATCCTGATCTTCATAAACAATATCCAGTGGAATATTTTCAGGTGAAACAACCATCATTTTTGGTTTAGGTAATTGAATAATTACTTCATCTGCAGGTTGCACTTTATAATTTGCCTTTACTACCTTATTATTGACCCGTACCAGCGAATCCTTCAGCCATTGTTGAATTTGTGAGCGTGAATACGCAATTAGTTCTTCACTAAGTACTTTATCAATTCGACCTATTGTTTTTTCTGTGATTATCAGCTTGATATTTTCCATTTTTTTCTCCCTTTACAGCTTTTTCATCTAAAATTAAATAAATTATGATACAAATAACACCAACAACTAGTGAGGAATCAGCCACATTGAAAATTGGAAAATGGATAAATTCTGTTTGGATCATATCTACTACATAACCTAAGCGAATGCGATCAATAAAATTACCAAGTGCTCCTGCTAGAACAAAGCTCAATCCAATAGAAAGCCAATAACTTTTTTTATAAAATTTCACGAGAAGATAAATTAGCCCAATTCCCACAATCACTGTGATAATGATGAAAAATAGCATCTTACCTTCAAGCAAACTCCAAGCCGCACCTGTATTTTGTAAATAAGTAAAAGACAAAAAATTAGGAATAAATGTTTTTGTTTCCCCAAGCATCAGGTGTGTAACCGTTAAATATTTTGACCACTGATCAAGTCCAATAATAACCAAACTAATAAAGAAATAAATGATAATCAAAATTCTTAATTCCTTTCTAACTTTAGACCTAATGAGTGTATAAATAATATACCTTTAATCATACTCAATTGAATCCTAATTTTAGCATAAAATTTAATATTGATTAAAGTGCTTTTATCTTTTTATTAACTAAATTAATCGAAAGAAAATCACATTGTTTTCAAAAATAGGCATTTATTAATGCCAGAATGAATAATAATTGCTTTTGAATAAATCATTGACTGTTTCAAATTCAGCTTTTTTAAGCAAATATCTACTGTATGATTCAATGAGAAAATTCAGTCTTCATGTTCTTTTTAAATTTAAACATGTTTTATTGAAATGGGAAAAACACTAAAATAATCCGCTAGCATTTCCATTGTCATCGACATCCATATTTAAAGCAGCTGGCTTTTTCGGAAGACCAGGCATTGTCATAATATTTCTTGTTAAAGCAACAATAAAGCCAGCCCCAATCTTAGGCACCAATTCTTGTATTGTAATTGTAAAGTCTAAAGGTGCACCTAACTCTTTAGGATCATCAGTGAATGAATACTGAGTCTTTGCCATACAGATAGGTAAATTATCCCAGCCATAATTTTTGAACTCTTTCAATTGATTTGCTGCTTTTTGTGAGAACTCAACCTGTTTTCCACCATATATCTTTTTAACAATAGTGCCGATTTTTTTTTCTAATGTTAGATGCATTGGATAAAGTGGTTGAAAATGTATGGTCTTAGTTTGTTCAATCTGGTGAACCACCTCTTGAGCAAGTGCGACTCCACCAATTGCTCCATCCGCCCAAACCGTCGTCAATTCTATCGGTACATTTAAATTTTCACAGAGTTCTTGTAGCACATTAATTTCATTTTGAGTATCTTGAGTAAATTTATTGATTGCTACAATCACTGGAATGCCATAGCTGGACATATTTTCAATATGTTTTTTAAGATTAGCAAATCCTTTAGTTAATGCTGGAATATTTTCAATTGTTAATTCATCTTTTGATACACCACCATGCATTTTTAGCGCACGAATTGTTGCTACAATTACTACGACATCTGGTGCCTTTTCTAAATTAGGAACATTAATATCTAAAAATTTCTCTCCACCAAGATCAGCTCCAAAACCCGCTTCAGTCACTGCATAATCCCCCAAAGCAAGAGCTGCTTTTGTTGCCAAAACACTATTACAACCATGTGCAATATTCGCAAAAGGCCCTCCATGAATAAACGCAGGTGTCCCATGAATCGTTTGAACTAAATTTGGTTTAATGGCATCTTTTAACAATAAAGCTAAAGCACCCTGAACCTTTAGATCACTTACAGTAACCGGTTCTTTATCAACGGTATAACCAATAACAATTTTTCCAAGACGCATTTTTAAATCTTCAATGTCAACTGCCAAGCATAGAATAGCCATAATCTCACTTGCAACAGTAATATCAAAGCCATCTTCTCTAGGTACTCCTTGTAAAGGTCCTCCTAAACCAACTACAACATGTCGTAATGCACGATCATTTAAATCAACTACCCGCTTCCACTGCACTCTACATACATCAATGTGAAGTTCATTGCCTTGTTGAATGTGGTTATCGAGTAAAGCAGATAAAGCATTGTTCGCTGTGGTAATAGCATGGATATCTCCTGTAAAATGTAAATTAATATCCTCCATTGGAAGAACTTGTGCATAGCCACCCCCTGTTGCTCCACCTTTAATTCCCATAACCGGACCTAAAGAAGGCTCCCTGAGTGCAATAACAGCTTTACGACCAATATGATTTAATGCATCACCAAGTCCAATGGTTACCGTTGATTTTCCTTCACCAGCTGGTGTTGGATTAATAGAAGTAACAAGAATAAGTTTTCCTATTTCTTTTTCTCTTAATTTTTTCATTGTTTCTAAATTAATTTTTGCTTTATAATTGCCATAAAGTTCCAAATTTTCACTCTTTAATCCAATCTTTTCAGCAATAGTTTTAATTGGAAGTAAGGATGCTTGCTGAGCAATATCAATGTCTGTTTTCATTTATTTCTTCTCTCCTATCTATATATTTTTTATCCAATAAAGCTTCATTAATGAATGCCTTTTTAATTCATAGATATTTCATTTCATCCATTAACTCAAGATAGCTAAAGAACATAACATTAAAATATATTCGTTAACTTTTAGCTATCTCTTGATTTTCAACGACCATATCTTTTTTGTAATCTAATAATTCTGCAATAAACTGATCCCTTGTTTTTTTCATCATTAAAAATGTCTGGGAATCATTTTTAAATGCCTTGCTATAAATCTCAATTCTTCTTTTTTCTATTTGAATTTTTGTAATAGAAGAAAAAGGAACCCTTTTATTATTCAAAGAGAATAACGTATAAATAAATAAATTGTTTTTTTCTATTTTGAAATAACGTTTAAAGCCCAAAACGAAAAAGAAAAAAAAGATAGCAAGAATTAGATTACTTATCAAGTAAGGATGAGTATGCTCCAAAGATAGGATTAAGCTAATAAATAAAATGCCAAATGTAAAAGACCAATAAATGATAGTACTGGCTAATTCTGGCTGCCAATGATAGATTTTTTTCTTCACAAAGCGACCTCTCTCAATCTATGAAAATTTCATTTATACCAATAATAGCATATTTTCTTAATAACAAAGAATAAAGGAAATTAAATATATATTAAATTTTATTCTTTATTTACAAGAATTTATCTGAATTTGTTATTTCTTTTTAGTTATTCAATTCAATTGATTGATAAACTAGTAAAAATAACATACCTATATATTGGTTGTTTATTTACTATTCTGATTGTTTATTCACTGTTAAGTCTGAAATAACTCCCTTTGTTATTTTAAGTAAATCGTGCGGCGTTAATTCAATTTGTAATCCTCTTTTCCCGCCAGAAACAATAATTTTTTCAAATGATACTGCTTCTTGTGAAAGATAGATAGGAAAACTTTTTTTCATGCCAATTGGTGAACAACCTCCACGTATGTAGCCAGTCGTTTTTTCTAGATCGTTGACAGGCAATAGTTCTATTTTTTTATTCTTGCTAATTCTCGCTAATTTTTTTAAATCTAATTCGTTATTTCCAGGAATAACAGCTACAATGGTTCCAGTTCTATTACCAGTTGTAACTAGTGTTTTGAACACTCTTTCAGGATTTACGCTTAATTGATGTGCAACACTTACAGCATCCAAATGCTCCTGATTCCAATCAAATTCATAGCTATTATATAAAATTTTTTGCTTTTCAAGTAGGCGGACTGCATTGGTTTTATTAGATAATTGTTTTTTCTTCAATTTTCTATGCTCCTTCTGCTTTCCTACGCTTCAAATTCTGCTCTTATAGGAAATTTCTTATTTTATCATTACAACTAAAAAATGAGCATTTTGATTCATTTTCATTTATCCTTTTGAATGTGAATGAAGAACACTTTTAGATAATTTCCTTCAGCAAATGTTGTTGATACCGGAAAATCTTCAGGTAGACGGTAGGTATCTGTTATTTCATAAGAAACATTTTTTTCATTTAATGCATCAGTGATCAATTTTTGATATTTTTCTAAAGATAAATTAGCAGCATTCGTAGAAGCTAACAACCACCCATTTATTTCCAAACAGTCTACAGCTTTTTTAACCAATTCACCATAATCTTTAGCTACAGAGAAAACTTTTTTATTATTACGAGCAAAACTTGGTGGATCTAAAATAATTAAATCATACATTAACTTTTTTCGAACTGCATAATTAAAATATTCAAAAACATCCATAACAATAATTTTCTGATTATCAGCCGACAAATGATTATTTTCAAATTGTTCCTTTGTTTTTACTAGACTTCTTTTGGCCAAATCCACACTAGTCGTTGATTTAGCACCACCCATAGCAGAAGCAACAGAAAAGGCACCTGTATAACTAAACATATTTAATACCTTTTTCCCTCTAGCAAATCCATCTAATAGAGATTTTCGAACCATTTTTTGATCCAAAAAAATACCTGTCATTAGCCCTTCATTCAAATAAACAGCAAAGTTAATGCCATTTTCCTGAATGATTAATGGTTCTGGAGCTGTTATACCATAAACAAAAGCAGATTCAGGTAGTAAATGATTCGTAAAACGAATTTTTTCATAGATGCCCTTTATTTCTGGATAGCATTGCTGAAAGGCATTAATAACCTCAGTGCGATGTGTATATAGGGTAGCATTATACCAAGAAAAGACCACGTATTGATTATAATAATCAATCGTCAAACCCCCAATGCCATCTCCCTCACTATTAAATAGACGATAAGCAGTAGTAGCTTCATCTCTTTCAAATTTTTTCCTTTTGTTTCTAGCTTGTTGAAATTTTTGAATAAAAAAAGCCGTATCCACTTCGCCTGACCAATTCAATAACCACCCAATTCCCTTGTTTTGTTCACCTAAATAACCAGTGGCAATTTTTTGTTTATCTATAGTTACAAAGGTTAACCAATCTACTGGAAAAGGATGAGGAACAATTTGTAAGTCTTCTTTTTGGATCAGTGGATATCCCTGTCTTAATTTTTTCTCTGCTTTTCTATTAATGATTACTTCCATTTAAGTCACCCACTTTACAAATTCTTCATACAAATTCTTCATTAGTATAACAAAATTGTTGTTTTCTGTCGCCTATTATTCAGAAGAAGCAATACAACAATTCGGTTTCTTTCCTTTTAAAAGAATAATTACAAGTAAGTTTCATTTCTATACCATTTAATTATTCGTAACTTCATTCATTTCAAACAAAATAATTTCTATCTTATGGTTATTTAAATAAAAAGCTTGATTTAAATTACTATTTATGAATTAACTATTATTTCCCATTTTTTTCAAATAAACGTTAAAATTAAGTAAAGTTTCTCTAACTTATGTCAAAACAACCGCTCAAAAATTGACAGAAACAGGCGAACGGAGTAAAATTGTGACAGTTTAATGTATAGAGAAGAAAAAATTTAATTTATATTCTTTCCATTATGAAGGAATAGAGAGGACGACGTTTGTTATGAAAAAATTACATATGCCTAGTTTTTTTAATACTAGATTAGGCCTTTTTTCATTTGTAGCTATTTTAATTTGGTTAAAGAATATATTTGCTTATAGCGTAGATTTTCATTTACGTCTTGAAAATATGGATGAATATTTTATTTTGTTAATCAATCCTATTGCCACTACTATCTTTTTGCTTGCCATCGCACTTTATATTAGAAGAACAAAAGCTTCCTATATTACCATGATTATTATTTACTTTTTAATGAGTCTTCTATTGTTTTCTAATGCCATTTATTATCGAGAATTCACTGATTTTATTACCGTAAATACCATGTTAGGTGCAGGAAAAGTTTCAAGTGGTCTGGGTGAAAGTGCCATCCGTCTTTTTAGACCATATGATATTATCTATTTAATTGATCCAATTATCATTACTGGATTACTACTTACTAAAAAAATTAAAATGGATGTCCGTCCAGTAAAAATAAGAATGGCTGTTTCTATTAGTTTATTGTCCATCGTCTTCTTTTTATTTAATTTATTTATGGCAGAGACAGCTAGACCACAATTACTAGGACGTCAATTTTCACGTGATTATATTGTTAAATTTCTTGGAATTAATGCTTTTACAATTTATGATGGTGTAACTACCTATCAAACAAATCAAATTAGGGCTGAGGCTAGTCCAAATGATATCAAAAAAGTAAAAAGCTATATAGATCAACAATATGCAGCACCAGATAATAATATGTTTGGTATTGCTAAAGGGAAAAATGTTATCTATATTCACTTGGAAAGTTTTCAACAATTTCTGATTGATTATAAATTAAAAGATAAAAATGGTGTAGAACATGAAGTAACCCCCTTTCTAAATAGCCTATTCCACGATAAAAGTACTTTTGGTTTTGATAACTTTTTCCATCAAGTCGGTCAAGGAAAAACCAGTGATGCTGAAAACATGTTTGAAAATTCAATATTTGGATTAGATCAAGGTTCCTTATTTACACAAGTTGGTGGTAAAAATACTTTCGAATCTGCACCAGCTATTTTAAATCAAAAAGCTAATTATACGACTGCTGTTTTTCATGGAAATGCTGGGAACTTTTGGAATAGGAATGAAACATATAAACGATTAGGCTTTAACTACTTCTTTGATGCGAACTACTTTGATGTAAATGATAATAACTCATTCCAATATGGATTGCATGATAAGCCTTTCTTTAAGCAATCCGTTAAATATTTGGAACATTTACAGCAACCTTTCTAT
The genomic region above belongs to Melissococcus plutonius ATCC 35311 and contains:
- a CDS encoding LTA synthase family protein; translated protein: MKKLHMPSFFNTRLGLFSFVAILIWLKNIFAYSVDFHLRLENMDEYFILLINPIATTIFLLAIALYIRRTKASYITMIIIYFLMSLLLFSNAIYYREFTDFITVNTMLGAGKVSSGLGESAIRLFRPYDIIYLIDPIIITGLLLTKKIKMDVRPVKIRMAVSISLLSIVFFLFNLFMAETARPQLLGRQFSRDYIVKFLGINAFTIYDGVTTYQTNQIRAEASPNDIKKVKSYIDQQYAAPDNNMFGIAKGKNVIYIHLESFQQFLIDYKLKDKNGVEHEVTPFLNSLFHDKSTFGFDNFFHQVGQGKTSDAENMFENSIFGLDQGSLFTQVGGKNTFESAPAILNQKANYTTAVFHGNAGNFWNRNETYKRLGFNYFFDANYFDVNDNNSFQYGLHDKPFFKQSVKYLEHLQQPFYTKFISVSNHYPYSQFTGDEAGFPIADTPDETINGYFSTANYLDKAVEEFFNYLKASKVYENSVIVLYGDHFGISNSRNKDLAELLGKSKSDWNDYDNSALQRVPYMIHIPGQTKGGINHTYGGEIDALPTLLHLLGIDTKNYIQLGQDLFSQQHKQVVTFRNGNIVSKKYTILGSNIYDTATGTPIDNQNQTETTKNEISTLKKEAHKQLEISDQIVNGDLLRYYGTSGLKAVDPTDYNYKKQLPRIEKIEKDKGNKSTSIYSKHNNKSTTDLYHTNSYQGYLKATENK
- a CDS encoding class I SAM-dependent rRNA methyltransferase, whose translation is MEVIINRKAEKKLRQGYPLIQKEDLQIVPHPFPVDWLTFVTIDKQKIATGYLGEQNKGIGWLLNWSGEVDTAFFIQKFQQARNKRKKFERDEATTAYRLFNSEGDGIGGLTIDYYNQYVVFSWYNATLYTHRTEVINAFQQCYPEIKGIYEKIRFTNHLLPESAFVYGITAPEPLIIQENGINFAVYLNEGLMTGIFLDQKMVRKSLLDGFARGKKVLNMFSYTGAFSVASAMGGAKSTTSVDLAKRSLVKTKEQFENNHLSADNQKIIVMDVFEYFNYAVRKKLMYDLIILDPPSFARNNKKVFSVAKDYGELVKKAVDCLEINGWLLASTNAANLSLEKYQKLITDALNEKNVSYEITDTYRLPEDFPVSTTFAEGNYLKVFFIHIQKDK
- a CDS encoding formate--tetrahydrofolate ligase; the protein is MKTDIDIAQQASLLPIKTIAEKIGLKSENLELYGNYKAKINLETMKKLREKEIGKLILVTSINPTPAGEGKSTVTIGLGDALNHIGRKAVIALREPSLGPVMGIKGGATGGGYAQVLPMEDINLHFTGDIHAITTANNALSALLDNHIQQGNELHIDVCRVQWKRVVDLNDRALRHVVVGLGGPLQGVPREDGFDITVASEIMAILCLAVDIEDLKMRLGKIVIGYTVDKEPVTVSDLKVQGALALLLKDAIKPNLVQTIHGTPAFIHGGPFANIAHGCNSVLATKAALALGDYAVTEAGFGADLGGEKFLDINVPNLEKAPDVVVIVATIRALKMHGGVSKDELTIENIPALTKGFANLKKHIENMSSYGIPVIVAINKFTQDTQNEINVLQELCENLNVPIELTTVWADGAIGGVALAQEVVHQIEQTKTIHFQPLYPMHLTLEKKIGTIVKKIYGGKQVEFSQKAANQLKEFKNYGWDNLPICMAKTQYSFTDDPKELGAPLDFTITIQELVPKIGAGFIVALTRNIMTMPGLPKKPAALNMDVDDNGNASGLF
- the ybaK gene encoding Cys-tRNA(Pro) deacylase, which codes for MKKKQLSNKTNAVRLLEKQKILYNSYEFDWNQEHLDAVSVAHQLSVNPERVFKTLVTTGNRTGTIVAVIPGNNELDLKKLARISKNKKIELLPVNDLEKTTGYIRGGCSPIGMKKSFPIYLSQEAVSFEKIIVSGGKRGLQIELTPHDLLKITKGVISDLTVNKQSE
- a CDS encoding EbsA family protein, with the translated sequence MKKKIYHWQPELASTIIYWSFTFGILFISLILSLEHTHPYLISNLILAIFFFFFVLGFKRYFKIEKNNLFIYTLFSLNNKRVPFSSITKIQIEKRRIEIYSKAFKNDSQTFLMMKKTRDQFIAELLDYKKDMVVENQEIAKS
- a CDS encoding RluA family pseudouridine synthase, which encodes MENIKLIITEKTIGRIDKVLSEELIAYSRSQIQQWLKDSLVRVNNKVVKANYKVQPADEVIIQLPKPKMMVVSPENIPLDIVYEDQDVVVINKPQGMVVHPSAGHFKGTMVHALLYHIKDLSSINDVIRPGIVHRIDKDTSGLLIVAKNNQAHEALAKQLKDKTILRKYIALVHGEVPHEQGTIDAPIGRSKTNRKMQAIIKDGRSAVTHFKVLEKFTGYTLIELQLETGRTHQIRVHMKYIGHPVAGDPVYGPKKTLKGEGQFLHAKVLGFTHPTTHERMVFEAPLPEIFQNTLTKLRINH
- the lspA gene encoding signal peptidase II, which translates into the protein MIIIYFFISLVIIGLDQWSKYLTVTHLMLGETKTFIPNFLSFTYLQNTGAAWSLLEGKMLFFIIITVIVGIGLIYLLVKFYKKSYWLSIGLSFVLAGALGNFIDRIRLGYVVDMIQTEFIHFPIFNVADSSLVVGVICIIIYLILDEKAVKGEKNGKYQADNHRKNNRSN